One Camelina sativa cultivar DH55 chromosome 3, Cs, whole genome shotgun sequence genomic window carries:
- the LOC104777466 gene encoding carboxymethylenebutenolidase homolog has product MAASLASLSSSAKFGAPWSPFNRHRSHNLPPPQLVPLASSMEKYIMRSFLRRRRCLKNISALNVEVDEDDDDVEEACELVNGTEVSVDGVEGYLLTAVKNNNGTGLLLLSDVFGFQDSATRDFAYRVACNGYNVLVPDLFRGDPWSKNRPKSEYEEWRRKQDPDRIRQDTTSFTKWMVDEFAAAGISKKLGVMGFCFGGGRVVDVLATDENDYFSTGVSFYGTRIDSAVAGDVKVPVLFVSGDRDPLCEVKGLYEIKEKIGERSKVVVYEGRGHGFVHRPETAEDDRDAEEAFALMRNWLHHHLI; this is encoded by the exons TCAACCGCCATAGGAGCCACAACCTTCCTCCTCCGCAACTCGTACCTCTCGCGTCCTCT ATGGAAAAATATATCATGAGGAGCTTCTTGCGGAGACGAAGGTGTCTCAAGAACATTTCTGCCCTTAATGTGGAGGTCGACGAGGATGACGATGACGTAGAAGAAGCGTGTGAGCTAGTTAACGGAACAGAAGTGTCAGTCGACGGCGTTGAAGGTTATCTTTTAACGGCAGTAAAGAACAATAACGGAACTGGATTGCTTCTACTCTCTGATGTCTTTGGCTTTCAAGATTCAGCCACACGCGACTTCGCTTACCGTGTTGCTTGCAATGGCTACAA TGTTCTTGTCCCGGACTTGTTCCGTGGAGATCCATGGTCGAAAAACCGACCAAAGTCTGAATACGAGgaatggagaagaaaacaagaccCGGACCGTATCAGACAAGACACAACTAGCTTCACGAAATGGATGGTTGATGAATTCGCAGCGGCTGGCATCTCCAAGAAGCTAGGAGTGATGGGTTTCTGTTTCGGAGGTGGGCGTGTAGTTGACGTATTAGCCACGGATGAGAACGATTACTTCAGCACCGGTGTCTCGTTCTACGGTACGAGAATAGACTCCGCGGTGGCCGGAGATGTGAAAGTGCCAGTCTTGTTTGTTTCCGGTGACAGAGACCCGCTTTGTGAAGTGAAGGGTTTGTACGAAATTAAGGAGAAGATTGGTGAAAGGTCAAAGGTTGTTGTGTATGAAGGAAGAGGTCACGGCTTTGTCCACCGGCCCGAGACGGCGGAAGATGATCGAGACGCGGAGGAAGCGTTTGCCCTCATGAGGAATTGGTTACATCATCATTTGATTTAA